Proteins from one Corticium candelabrum chromosome 4, ooCorCand1.1, whole genome shotgun sequence genomic window:
- the LOC134178093 gene encoding uncharacterized protein LOC134178093: MQDDVDNVTTRQFMLSRLQDETTFQAQNEAQFPHQIGLDSQFVGREEELYSLQETYKDNRISRMPIVQIIVAAGGMGKTDLISEYTRQHKEDYPDAIFFFFLESRLTLFHSIKENLTEMGLLGSGNSSKNFVKLQGYTRAHPRCLFLFDNADDLSIVEKYLPSIPFLHILVTTRRSFVDSPRLGGSRIHELEPFKSDVGVRLLLKITDYLLSVEQLRCNHSSEYEHALKIVGPEMLDGLPLGIFHAGQKLKRQRGKHAGKINALWETLDRNRVNLSITPKSVKEWLRNYHLSEIYEVMVENLHLGKLDDIRKPLAESIIKESSLTSHIKQAVLDAREDLLHHPSIGPWKMDIVAAIDAKNTYFRVFSAVTFAEVERGILSRRI; this comes from the exons atgcaagacgacgtcgataaTGTCACTACACGTCAGTTCATGCTTTCAAGACTTCAAGATGAGACAACGTTTCAAGCACAGAATGAAG CTCAATTTCCACATCAAATTGGTCTCGATAGTCAGTTCGTTGGCCGAGAAGAGGAACTGTATAGTCTGCAAGAAACCTACAAGGATAACAGAATCTCTAGAATGCCAATTGTTCAG ATCATTGTAGCTGCAGGAGGAATGGGCAAGACTGATTTGATTTCCGAGTATACCAGGCAGCACAAAGAAGACTATCCTGATGCTATCTTCTTTTTCTTCCTTGAATCTCGTCTTACCCTTTTTCATTCAATCAAAGAGAAC ctaaCTGAAATGGGATTACTGGGATCCGGAAATTCTAGTAAGAATTTTGTTAAGCTGCAAGGCTACACTCGGGCACATCCCAGatgtctctttctctttgaTAATGCGGATGATTTGAGTATAGTCGAGAAGTATCTACCTTCAATTCCTTTCCTTCACATTCTGGTCACAACACGACGCTCATTTGTTGATTCACCCAGACTTGGAGGTTCTCGCATTCATGAATTGGAACCATTTAAGTCTGATGTGGGTGTTAGGCTCTTACTCAAAATTACAGATTATTTGCTATCAGTGGAACAACTACGATGCAACCATTCTAGTGAATATGAACATGCTCTTAAAATTGTAGGACCTGAAATGTTGGATGGCCTTCCTTTGGGTATTTTTCATGCTGGACAAAAGCTCAAAAGACAGCGTGGTAAACATGCAGGCAAAATAAACGCACTTTGGGAAACATTGGATAGAAATAGAGTTAATCTGAGTATTACACCGAAGAGTGTAAAAGAGTGGTTGCGGAATTATCATTTAAGTGAAATTTACGAAGTGATGGTAGAGAACCTGCATCTTGGAAAGTTAGATGATATACGAAAACCACTAGCTGAATCAATTATAAAGGAGAGCTCGTTGACAAGTCACATAAAACAAGCTGTTTTGGATGCTAGAGAGGACTTACTGCATCATCCCAGTATCGGTCCTTGGAAGATGGACATTGTTGCTGCAATTGATGCAAAGAAC ACGTATTTCCGTGTCTTTTCTGCAGTCACATTTGCAGAAGTTGAAAGAGGAATATTGTCAAGAAGAATTTGA
- the LOC134178682 gene encoding uncharacterized protein LOC134178682, with amino-acid sequence MDPKSFQTMRLSGLLCDCTIQIVDKQLPVHGVVMASRCDYFRGLLQSGMQDANRVDLSNMPGNYDTMKSIVDFCYGISIQDRLDESNIAHVLCAASYLQMSGHNNLEEICGDKLKKLTKHKLTRCLTILYNCTDIGVVAEREGVTEKCMEAAVRHFKSYDEDKSGPTDKLCKSLNLENLPIPWMKQILEKMQQSGCDMSMITSVSTVCAGSIISYYHNGGQTVNNSLYSYYSCLPSAASPKTLLKAFKAIMSYVPDEASALCPYAVAPIWFVNALEFVTTHALSYAGRLYSLCASIYNELADIEDEDAVVYRLKPNAIIKLNKVTEANHSHLADCVQKLTDRYLFVQARRRSLTPSNFVRVVQSTDWCSRESFDAPFEALSEMLEIPQDVMQITRDEIANMVAKVDFTKLSQHMLERAAANSKIPREVIMMAAVNVCSTLRCQIATTSQALTKETKKSKKFKSALATANRDKRRTKLWSRDFKQRKTITVW; translated from the coding sequence ATGGATCCGAAATCTTTTCAAACAATGCGTTTGAGTGGTCTGTTGTGCGACTGCACGATACAAATTGTCGATAAGCAGTTGCCGGTGCACGGTGTAGTGATGGCGTCACGTTGCGACTACTTTCGAGGTTTGCTGCAGTCGGGGATGCAAGACGCCAACCGAGTCGATCTATCCAACATGCCGGGTAACTACGACACGATGAAATCGATCGTCGACTTTTGCTACGGCATATCAATCCAAGACAGACTCGACGAGTCGAACATCGCTCACGTGCTCTGCGCTGCTTCGTATCTCCAAATGTCCGGACACAACAACTTGGAGGAGATCTGTGGAGACAAACTAaaaaaactaacaaaacacaaactaacaagaTGCCTAACCATTCTGTACAACTGTACTGACATCGGAGTTGTTGCAGAGAGAGAAGGAGTGACGGAGAAATGCATGGAAGCGGCAGTACGTCACTTCAAATCGTATGATGAAGACAAAAGTGGGCCTACCGACAAGCTTTGTAAGTCTCTGAATTTAGAAAATCTTCCTATTCCCTGGATGAAACAAATTCTGGAGAAAATGCAACAAAGTGGATGTGATATGTCGATGATTACGTCTGTGTCAACTGTTTGTGCCGGTTCTATCATCAGCTATTACCACAACGGAGGTCAGACGGTAAACAACTCTCTCTATTCTTACTACTCTTGTCTTCCATCGGCAGCAAGCCCTAAAACTTTGCTCAAAGCATTTAAAGCAATTATGAGTTACGTTCCTGACGAGGCATCAGCATTATGCCCGTATGCTGTAGCCCCAATTTGGTTTGTTAACGCTCTGGAGTTTGTCACCACACATGCACTGTCATATGCTGGTCGTTTGTATTCTTTGTGTGCTAGCATATACAACGAACTTGCAGACATCGAAGACGAAGACGCAGTTGTTTACCGGTTGAAACCAAACGCAATAATAAAACTAAACAAAGTGACTGAGGCCAATCACAGCCATCTTGCCGATTGTGTACAGAAATTAACAGACCGCTACCTTTTTGTGCAAGCTCGACGCCGATCTCTGACTCCATCTAACTTCGTGCGAGTTGTGCAGTCTACCGATTGGTGCAGCAGAGAGTCTTTTGACGCGCCATTTGAGGCCTTAAGCGAAATGCTGGAAATTCCTCAAGATGTCATGCAGATAACTAGAGATGAGATTGCAAACATGGTTGCAAAAGTTGATTTTACAAAGTTAAGTCAACATATGCTCGAACGAGCAGCAGCAAATAGTAAAATACCGAGAGAGGTCATCATGATGGCTGCAGTCAATGTTTGTTCTACGTTACGGTGTCAGATTGCCACCACATCTCAAGCACTTaccaaagaaacaaaaaaatcaaaaaaatttaaatcGGCTTTAGCTACTGCAAATCGTGACAAGAGAAGAACGAAACTTTGGAGTCGAGACTTCAAACAGAGGAAGACGATAACGGTTTGGTAG